In Arcanobacterium canis, the sequence GTGTGCATTTGAAATGACTGCCCCACATCCGCTACATTGATCAAGTTGCAGTGCAACGCCACCTTAGCTCAGTCGGCAGAGCGATTCACTCGTAATGAATAGGTCGTGGGTTCGATTCCCACAGGTGGCTCGGATAAAGCCCCGGCCCCCACGGTCGGGGCTTTCGCATATCCAGGCTTAAAAGGAGCCGGAACCCACTCACCATCAACCCCACGCGACGGCATGAGGTCGTTGACGGTTATTCCGAAAAATTCTGCGGTTGCGAGAAAGTCATCCGCCGTCCAGTTCGCTTTTCCGCGCAATCTATTCGAGAGTGCTTGCCCGGTTACATGCACAGCTTCCTGGAGCGGTCCATTGTTAACGGCGATGATTTACGCCGGTTCCATCCGGCCTACGAAACCCTCATGGCGACTGACCCGTTTGGTGTCTGCGAGAACCAGTAGCGGGTTCTCGCAGACACAGCCGTTCTTGTTGAGTTTTGTTAGAGAGCGTCGATGAGGTCACGGATGAGTTGCGATGGGGTGGTTTCTTTGCTGCGGGCGATCTCGTTAAGCTTTGCGCGCCGTGCCACGTCAAGACGGATAGTAAACGGGCGGGCGGCTACTCCCACACTGATAGGACGGCCCGCTACCGAAGCTCCTAGATGCTTTCCTGTGTAGCCTTCGCTGGACTCGGCTTCTTGCGCCCACCGCTCGATATCCTCATCTGTGAACGTCGCCCCGTGAACATCATGGTATGTCGTCATGATTTCATCTCCTCAAACCTACTTCGACCAGTACTTTCTTCGTCGCTATCATCGCGTGGAAAACAAGCCAGCCATCTGGTTCATT encodes:
- a CDS encoding CopG family transcriptional regulator, encoding MTTYHDVHGATFTDEDIERWAQEAESSEGYTGKHLGASVAGRPISVGVAARPFTIRLDVARRAKLNEIARSKETTPSQLIRDLIDAL